From the Spirochaetota bacterium genome, the window CGATAACACGCGAGCGTTCGAATCGCTCGTCGATATACACCCGGTCGGCGTTACGGGCCTGCATGTAATAGCCGTAGGCCTCGTAGAATCTCGAGAGGTAGAAACAGGTAATGGACATGTTGGAAAGCGCCTTGGCGTACCGCGGATCCATCGAAACCGCTTTTTTTAAAAGCTCATATGCACGCGCGTATTCCTTTCTGCGCATGCAGGTCACCGCGAGGTTATTGTAGTAGTGTTTTATGGTCGGATTCTTTTTTATTGATTCGGAAAAACACCGTTCCGCCGCCTCAAGATCGTTCTCCCGGAGATATCCGATACCCCGCGCATTTAGAACCACATCGTCCTCGTCCATCGTTGCGATAGCCTCGGGCACGGAATCCGAGGCGAATGCAGGCACCGACAGCACGATGCACACAAGCGCCGTTGAAGCCGCGGAAACGATGGTTCCGGCGATTGTTTTCACGGTATGAGTTGTCCCCGTTCCCTAAAAATTCTGCCGGTACAGGTCCTGCGTCATCATTTGCACGGCCTTCATAAGCTCCTCCTTTACCGCCGGATCCAGGTCTTCGAAACTCCCGCCGTACTTTACGATGCTCGTCTGCGAATCAAGGCTCACCCTCACGATGTTGCGTGTCGTGTCGTTGATCGCGTTCGCCGCGCCGACGGAAGCCCCGCTCGCCGTGGAGATGACGCGGCAGTTGACAAGTATCTTGATATTGATGCGGTTATAACCGAACACCGTGTCGTCGAGCAGCTGGCTCTTTTCGGCGCTGAAGTTCGATATAGAGGGGATGATGATGTACGGCGC encodes:
- a CDS encoding tetratricopeptide repeat protein, which encodes MKTIAGTIVSAASTALVCIVLSVPAFASDSVPEAIATMDEDDVVLNARGIGYLRENDLEAAERCFSESIKKNPTIKHYYNNLAVTCMRRKEYARAYELLKKAVSMDPRYAKALSNMSITCFYLSRFYEAYGYYMQARNADRVYIDERFERSRVIERIKELQRENPGNDDYRKMLDRLRSQDKALQ